In the Geobacter sp. FeAm09 genome, one interval contains:
- a CDS encoding flagellar basal body L-ring protein FlgH, with the protein MKRSICLLLMLLCAGCAEQRTEIRTVGLDEQIPKAPLDYSSGSLWQAASSGGITEDAKARRRGDIITIVISETASASKKANTATGRSSAVSAGMPNFLGLEKAGILKSNMDLSQLINANVDSTFSGSGSTSRQENLTATISAKVIDVLANGNLLIEGRRNVKVNNEDQEIILTGTVRPRDISPDNVVNSIYVSDAKISYSGRGIISDRQSPGWLMNIVDKIWPF; encoded by the coding sequence ATGAAACGGAGCATATGTCTTCTTCTGATGCTGCTGTGCGCGGGCTGCGCCGAGCAGAGAACCGAGATCAGGACGGTCGGCCTCGACGAGCAGATTCCGAAAGCGCCCCTGGATTATTCCAGCGGCTCCCTCTGGCAGGCGGCCTCCTCGGGCGGCATCACCGAGGATGCCAAGGCGCGCCGGCGGGGGGACATCATCACCATCGTCATCTCGGAAACCGCCAGCGCATCCAAAAAGGCCAACACCGCCACCGGGCGAAGTTCGGCGGTCAGTGCGGGCATGCCCAATTTCCTGGGCCTGGAGAAGGCCGGCATCCTCAAAAGCAACATGGACCTGAGCCAGCTGATCAACGCCAACGTCGATTCGACCTTTTCCGGCTCCGGTTCCACCTCGCGCCAGGAAAACCTGACGGCAACCATCTCCGCCAAGGTGATCGACGTGCTTGCCAACGGCAACCTGCTGATCGAAGGGCGGCGAAACGTCAAGGTCAACAACGAGGACCAGGAGATCATCCTGACCGGCACCGTGCGCCCGCGGGACATCAGCCCGGACAATGTGGTCAACTCCATTTATGTTTCCGACGCAAAGATCAGCTACTCCGGGCGGGGCATCATCTCCGACCGGCAAAGCCCGGGCTGGCTGATGAACATCGTCGACAAGATCTGGCCTTTCTAA
- the flgA gene encoding flagellar basal body P-ring formation chaperone FlgA, giving the protein MIRRFIGIFLLCLLLAPPLATAAPARQEVSAGEARVHEAVSGYIREKTAHLGLEIRIKRISVNGNPSLPEGPLDFEVVAPQQWEGWGSANLAVVARQRDRVVLNIPVQVEVEALADMVVALRQLDYGTVITGADVTLQKRDVATVGSKYSRSLDSVVDRRARMPIKANAAIRTDQVEKVPLIKSGQMVTIVAENEVMKITVTGRARSAGAEGDTIMVQNLSSLKEIPAKVINATTVQVGF; this is encoded by the coding sequence ATGATACGACGATTTATCGGCATATTCCTTTTGTGTCTCCTCCTGGCGCCGCCCCTGGCGACGGCGGCCCCGGCGCGGCAGGAGGTTTCGGCGGGCGAGGCCAGGGTCCACGAGGCCGTGTCCGGGTACATCCGGGAGAAGACCGCCCATCTCGGGCTGGAGATCCGCATCAAGCGGATCAGCGTCAACGGCAACCCGTCCCTGCCGGAGGGGCCGCTGGATTTCGAGGTGGTGGCCCCGCAGCAGTGGGAGGGGTGGGGCAGCGCCAACCTGGCGGTGGTTGCCCGGCAGCGCGACCGCGTGGTGCTGAATATCCCGGTCCAGGTGGAGGTCGAGGCGCTGGCCGATATGGTGGTCGCCCTGCGGCAGCTTGACTACGGCACGGTTATCACCGGGGCGGACGTGACGCTGCAGAAGCGGGATGTGGCCACGGTGGGGAGCAAGTACAGCCGGAGCCTGGACAGCGTCGTCGACAGGCGGGCGAGGATGCCCATCAAGGCCAATGCCGCCATCCGCACCGACCAGGTGGAAAAGGTCCCCCTGATCAAATCCGGTCAGATGGTGACCATTGTGGCCGAAAACGAGGTTATGAAGATTACCGTCACCGGCCGGGCCAGGAGTGCCGGCGCGGAGGGGGACACCATCATGGTGCAGAACCTGAGCTCACTCAAGGAGATCCCGGCGAAGGTGATCAATGCCACGACGGTACAGGTGGGGTTTTAG
- the flgG gene encoding flagellar basal-body rod protein FlgG: MLRALWTAASGMQSQQTNIDVIANNLANVNTTGFKKSRADFQDLIYQNLKTTGSPSTNTTQVPTGIQIGLGTRLAAVTKIFTSGDLTQTGNDLDMAIEGDGFFQIQMPDGTTAYSRAGAFKKDSTGRVVTSDGYPLLPEVVIPTNATKISIGNDGTVSVTQAGQTAPTNVGNIQLAQFANPAGLSAQGKNLFLQTDSSGNATTGTPGQTGIGTISQGFLEMSNVNVASEMVNMIVGQRAYEINSKAVQAGDEMLQTANNMKR, from the coding sequence ATGTTACGAGCGCTTTGGACCGCCGCTTCGGGTATGCAGAGCCAGCAGACGAATATCGACGTCATTGCCAACAACCTGGCCAACGTCAACACGACCGGCTTCAAGAAAAGCCGGGCCGATTTCCAGGACCTGATCTACCAGAACCTGAAGACGACCGGCTCCCCGTCCACCAACACCACCCAGGTGCCGACCGGCATCCAGATCGGTCTCGGGACGCGCCTTGCCGCCGTCACCAAGATCTTCACCTCCGGCGATCTCACCCAGACCGGCAACGACCTGGACATGGCCATCGAGGGTGACGGCTTTTTCCAGATCCAGATGCCCGACGGCACGACGGCGTACTCGCGCGCCGGCGCCTTCAAGAAGGACAGCACGGGCCGGGTCGTCACCTCCGACGGCTACCCGCTGCTGCCCGAGGTCGTCATCCCGACCAACGCCACCAAGATCAGCATCGGCAACGACGGGACCGTGTCGGTGACCCAGGCGGGTCAGACCGCCCCCACCAACGTGGGGAACATCCAGCTGGCCCAGTTCGCCAACCCGGCGGGGCTTTCGGCCCAGGGGAAAAACCTGTTCCTCCAGACGGATTCCTCCGGCAACGCCACCACCGGCACCCCGGGGCAGACCGGCATCGGCACCATCTCCCAGGGGTTCCTGGAGATGAGCAACGTCAACGTGGCGAGCGAGATGGTCAACATGATCGTGGGCCAACGGGCGTACGAAATCAATTCCAAGGCGGTACAGGCGGGCGACGAGATGCTTCAGACCGCCAACAACATGAAGAGGTAA
- the flgF gene encoding flagellar basal-body rod protein FlgF, translating to MNSGMYSALSGNIAAMKRMDTISNNLANVNTPGFKKDKMTFEGLVTSATTPPAYPQARTADPIMQKETVYIDYASGPVSQTGNTLDVALDGDGFFAVSTPSGTAYTRQGNFRLTANGTLVTTDGYPVLGQGGEITIKGSKVDINAKGEITVDGTAAGALNLVDFPKPYKLTKAGSALFVPADAQAAAPQPAKAEIRQGHLEGSNVDTVGEMVQMIENNRYFEACQRVILSYDNMATKAANDLGRL from the coding sequence ATGAACAGTGGCATGTATTCGGCGCTTTCGGGCAATATCGCGGCCATGAAGCGGATGGACACCATCAGCAACAACCTGGCCAACGTGAATACCCCGGGCTTTAAAAAAGACAAGATGACCTTCGAGGGGTTGGTCACCAGCGCCACCACGCCACCGGCGTATCCCCAGGCCAGGACTGCCGACCCGATCATGCAGAAGGAGACCGTTTACATCGACTACGCCAGCGGTCCGGTCAGCCAGACCGGCAATACCCTGGACGTGGCCCTCGACGGCGACGGTTTTTTTGCCGTTTCGACCCCCAGCGGAACCGCCTACACCCGCCAGGGCAATTTTCGGCTGACCGCGAACGGAACGCTGGTCACGACGGACGGCTATCCGGTTCTGGGGCAGGGGGGCGAAATCACCATCAAAGGCAGCAAGGTCGACATCAACGCCAAGGGCGAGATCACCGTGGACGGCACCGCGGCAGGGGCCTTGAACCTGGTGGATTTCCCCAAACCCTATAAGCTGACGAAAGCGGGCAGCGCGCTGTTCGTGCCGGCCGATGCGCAGGCCGCCGCGCCCCAGCCCGCCAAGGCGGAGATCCGCCAGGGGCACCTGGAGGGTTCCAATGTGGACACGGTCGGCGAGATGGTGCAGATGATCGAAAACAACCGCTACTTCGAGGCCTGCCAGCGGGTGATACTGAGTTACGACAACATGGCCACCAAGGCCGCCAATGATCTGGGCAGACTGTAA
- a CDS encoding sigma-70 family RNA polymerase sigma factor encodes MGAVKQNCPYAEAEPMLRDTLIMENMPMVKYLVGRIVPQLPPHLDPQDLTSAAVIGLINAADRFDPARGVLFKTFAEQHVRGAIIDELRSYDILSRSMREKYKRLEREVTTLEHALGRNPTSEEVAKALSISLDEYFDLLDDVHVLTFLSLDDSWEDDEGNSLTLADVLSEQEEKSPQHQVMRMQLVQALGSAIEALPDKERLAVTLYYNEGMNLKEIGAIVSLTESRISQLLSQAMIRLKSKLKLYRD; translated from the coding sequence GTGGGCGCCGTCAAGCAAAACTGCCCCTACGCCGAGGCCGAACCGATGCTGCGCGATACCCTGATCATGGAAAACATGCCCATGGTCAAGTATCTGGTGGGGCGTATCGTCCCCCAGCTTCCGCCCCATCTGGACCCCCAGGACCTGACGAGCGCGGCGGTGATCGGCCTGATAAATGCCGCCGACAGGTTCGACCCGGCACGGGGGGTGCTGTTCAAGACCTTTGCCGAGCAGCACGTGCGGGGGGCCATTATCGATGAACTGCGCTCCTACGATATTCTGAGCCGCTCCATGCGCGAGAAGTACAAGCGCCTGGAGCGGGAAGTGACGACCCTGGAACACGCCCTGGGCAGGAACCCCACCAGCGAGGAGGTGGCCAAGGCGCTTTCCATCAGTCTCGACGAATACTTCGACCTGTTGGACGATGTGCATGTGCTCACCTTTCTCAGCCTGGACGACAGTTGGGAGGACGATGAGGGCAACTCGCTCACCCTGGCGGATGTGCTGAGCGAACAGGAGGAGAAGAGCCCGCAGCACCAAGTCATGCGGATGCAACTGGTCCAGGCGCTGGGGAGTGCCATCGAGGCCCTGCCGGACAAGGAGCGGCTGGCCGTGACGCTCTACTACAACGAGGGGATGAACCTCAAGGAAATCGGCGCGATCGTGAGTCTGACCGAATCGCGCATATCGCAGCTCCTCAGCCAGGCCATGATCCGGCTGAAAAGCAAGCTGAAGCTGTACCGGGACTAA
- a CDS encoding MinD/ParA family protein, with product MSTVTGTGDQADTLRQMARQSRRNAAAEHSETAAAGEERGIRVISVTSGKGGVGKSNVVSNLAMALSAQGKQVLIVDADLGLGNLDVLLGLSPAYNLNHVLNGEKSISEIIIDGPAGIKVIPAGSGVQEVTSLSQHDKLRLLDELDILEEQFDIMIVDTEAGISENVTYFTVAAQEIIVVVSPEPTSITDVYALIKLLATRYSEHHFKVLVNMAKDSEDALEVFRKLANVAGRFLDISLDYLGCVVKDEKVVEAVKRQKAVYDLFPDSEAAGCFTTLARRVIENTRQTRLKGNIQFFFRRFLDNPTGG from the coding sequence ATGAGCACGGTGACCGGAACAGGCGACCAGGCAGATACCTTGCGCCAGATGGCCCGGCAGAGCCGGAGAAACGCCGCGGCGGAGCATTCCGAAACGGCCGCTGCCGGCGAGGAACGCGGCATTCGCGTCATCTCGGTGACGAGCGGCAAGGGGGGCGTGGGCAAGAGCAACGTGGTTTCCAACCTGGCCATGGCCCTGTCCGCCCAGGGAAAACAGGTGCTGATCGTCGATGCGGACCTGGGGCTCGGAAACCTGGATGTGCTTTTGGGGCTCTCCCCCGCCTATAACCTGAACCACGTGCTCAACGGCGAGAAGAGCATCAGCGAGATCATCATCGACGGCCCGGCCGGCATCAAGGTGATCCCGGCCGGCTCCGGCGTCCAGGAGGTCACCAGCCTGAGCCAGCACGACAAGCTCAGGCTGCTGGACGAACTCGACATCCTGGAGGAGCAGTTCGACATCATGATCGTGGATACCGAGGCCGGCATCTCCGAAAATGTGACCTACTTCACCGTGGCCGCCCAGGAGATCATCGTCGTGGTCTCTCCCGAGCCCACCTCCATAACCGACGTGTATGCCCTGATCAAGCTCCTGGCGACGCGGTATTCGGAGCATCATTTCAAGGTGCTGGTCAACATGGCCAAGGACAGTGAGGACGCCCTGGAGGTGTTCCGCAAGCTGGCCAACGTGGCCGGCCGTTTTCTCGACATCTCCCTGGACTACCTGGGATGCGTCGTCAAGGACGAAAAGGTGGTGGAGGCGGTCAAGCGGCAGAAGGCGGTGTACGACCTCTTCCCCGATTCCGAGGCCGCCGGCTGCTTCACCACCCTGGCCAGGAGGGTCATCGAAAATACGCGTCAAACCAGGCTCAAGGGGAACATCCAGTTTTTCTTCCGGCGGTTCCTCGATAATCCTACGGGCGGTTAA
- the flhF gene encoding flagellar biosynthesis protein FlhF: protein MAEALRMVKAELGPDAMILSTKKENTGGILGFFSKSVYRVTAAIEPVPRPAPAPAYVPTPRPRPERERTAKEELEGSMFAPLARELKELREKVDALSRREDEARKPAATGEGQGQEEPQPLGFNLKNVPREDLEEIKKLLLNTLAKSQEGGARTVQWPNAAETPPAEPQSGLELLPEDSPLARELVQSGISTDLIRRILDTLNALPGEDGSQSLKSRLGATFSKLIKFAGTLKMRKNSPRIIALVGPTGVGKTTTTAKLAAMYALNRGNKVALITMDIFRVGAVEQLKTYSRIMGIPLEVASTPKELEKAVEKHSACDLIFIDTAGRSHKDKEKLDEMKNFLDNKTPIEVYLCLSATTKDRELEEILNRFKIFQVSKVVFTKIDESESFGNMVNLLMKDNLQIAYFTTGQRVPEDIEVATSAKLADMILREASE, encoded by the coding sequence ATGGCGGAAGCGCTCCGCATGGTTAAGGCCGAACTCGGCCCGGATGCCATGATCCTGTCCACCAAGAAGGAGAATACCGGCGGGATTCTCGGCTTTTTCAGCAAGTCGGTCTATCGCGTGACCGCCGCCATAGAGCCGGTGCCGCGGCCGGCCCCCGCCCCGGCCTATGTCCCCACCCCCCGTCCCCGGCCGGAACGGGAGCGGACGGCGAAAGAGGAGTTGGAAGGCTCCATGTTCGCCCCCCTGGCGCGGGAACTCAAGGAGTTGCGCGAGAAGGTCGATGCCCTCTCCCGGCGCGAGGACGAAGCAAGGAAGCCGGCGGCCACGGGGGAAGGCCAAGGCCAGGAAGAGCCCCAGCCCCTCGGTTTCAACCTGAAAAACGTGCCCCGCGAGGACCTGGAGGAGATCAAGAAACTCCTGCTCAACACCCTGGCCAAAAGCCAGGAAGGGGGCGCCAGGACGGTGCAGTGGCCCAATGCGGCGGAAACGCCCCCGGCGGAGCCCCAGAGCGGGCTGGAACTGCTGCCCGAGGATTCGCCCCTGGCGCGGGAACTGGTCCAATCCGGCATCTCCACGGACCTTATCAGAAGGATCCTGGACACCCTCAACGCCCTGCCGGGCGAGGACGGCAGCCAGAGCCTCAAGAGCCGCCTGGGGGCCACGTTCTCCAAGCTGATCAAGTTTGCCGGCACCCTCAAGATGCGCAAGAACTCCCCCCGGATCATCGCCCTGGTGGGGCCGACCGGCGTGGGCAAGACCACCACCACCGCCAAGCTGGCGGCCATGTATGCCCTCAACCGGGGCAACAAGGTGGCGCTCATCACCATGGACATTTTCCGCGTGGGCGCGGTGGAACAGCTCAAGACCTATTCCCGCATCATGGGGATCCCCCTGGAGGTGGCCTCCACCCCCAAAGAGCTGGAAAAGGCCGTGGAAAAACACTCCGCCTGCGACCTGATCTTCATCGATACGGCCGGCAGGAGCCACAAGGACAAAGAGAAGCTGGACGAGATGAAGAACTTTCTCGACAACAAGACCCCGATCGAGGTCTACCTGTGCCTCTCCGCCACCACCAAGGACCGGGAGCTTGAAGAGATCCTCAACCGCTTCAAAATTTTCCAGGTCAGCAAGGTGGTGTTCACCAAGATCGACGAGAGCGAGAGCTTCGGGAACATGGTCAACCTGCTGATGAAGGACAACCTCCAGATAGCCTATTTCACCACCGGACAGCGGGTGCCGGAGGATATCGAAGTTGCGACCTCCGCCAAACTGGCCGACATGATCCTGCGGGAGGCGTCCGAATGA
- the flhA gene encoding flagellar biosynthesis protein FlhA, which translates to MANGTTEAIELRGFRKNSDIYVAIALIGVLSLMIIPLPAFVLDLFLATNITIALSILLVCLYTQHPLDFSVFPSVLLVTTLFRLALNIASTRLILLHGSEGVEAAGSVIKAFGQFVVGGNYVVGAVIFLILVIINFVVITKGAGRVAEVTARFTLDAMPGKQMAIDADLSAGMITEKEAKARRIKISREADFYGSMDGASKFVRGDAVAGILIVLVNIFGGLVIGVWQQGMPLQAALANYTLLTIGEGLVAQIPALIISTAAGIIVTRSADENNFGVEITGQFMNYPKAFYVSSGVLFLFALIPGLPHFAFLLLSGVALLAGKMAREKAQIVEEVGLPEAASGEEAIDQASTIRPLDVLELEVGYGLVPMVDASQDGELLERIRSIRRQYAQKMGFVVPPIHIHDNLQLRPYEYNLLIRGARVGGSELTGQYLAMDSGAVTAALPGTATKEPVFGLPAVWIRSDDRDQAQINGYTVVDSTTVVATHISEIIKRYAHELVGRQELQQLLDNVAVSAPKVVEELIPNQLNLGTVLRVVKALLREGVSIRDMRTILETLADYAGLTKDPDVLTEFVRQGLGRFIVDQYKLDDDTLYLIALDREVEDAIAEAIQPSDQGSFLAIEPSVAQQIITTIRTMADRFGSSGAQPVLLASPTIRRHVRKLIERFVPHMAVLSHNEIPQNIKIQSLGVVSVNAG; encoded by the coding sequence ATGGCAAACGGAACGACTGAAGCGATAGAATTACGGGGCTTCCGTAAAAATTCGGATATCTATGTGGCGATAGCCCTGATCGGCGTGCTTTCGCTGATGATCATCCCGTTGCCGGCATTCGTCCTGGACCTGTTCCTGGCGACCAATATCACCATAGCCCTTTCCATTCTGCTGGTCTGCCTCTACACGCAGCACCCCCTCGATTTTTCCGTGTTCCCTTCCGTGCTGCTGGTTACCACGCTGTTCCGCTTGGCCCTCAACATCGCTTCGACCCGGCTGATCCTGTTGCATGGCAGCGAGGGGGTCGAGGCGGCCGGCTCGGTCATCAAGGCCTTCGGCCAGTTCGTGGTCGGGGGGAATTACGTCGTCGGAGCGGTCATCTTCCTGATCCTGGTCATCATCAATTTCGTGGTCATCACCAAGGGCGCCGGCCGCGTGGCCGAGGTCACGGCCCGCTTCACCCTGGATGCCATGCCGGGCAAGCAGATGGCCATCGATGCCGACCTCTCGGCCGGCATGATCACCGAAAAAGAGGCCAAGGCCCGGCGCATCAAGATCTCCCGCGAAGCCGACTTCTACGGCTCCATGGACGGCGCCAGCAAGTTCGTCCGCGGCGATGCCGTGGCCGGCATCCTGATCGTCCTGGTCAATATCTTCGGCGGGCTGGTCATCGGTGTCTGGCAGCAGGGGATGCCGCTCCAGGCCGCCCTGGCCAACTATACCCTCCTGACCATCGGCGAGGGGCTGGTGGCCCAGATCCCGGCCCTGATCATCTCCACCGCGGCCGGCATCATCGTGACCCGGTCGGCCGACGAGAACAACTTCGGCGTCGAAATTACCGGCCAGTTCATGAATTACCCCAAGGCGTTCTACGTCTCGTCGGGGGTGTTGTTCCTTTTCGCCCTGATTCCGGGCCTGCCGCACTTCGCGTTCCTGCTCCTTTCGGGCGTGGCCCTTCTGGCCGGCAAGATGGCGCGGGAAAAGGCCCAGATCGTGGAAGAGGTGGGGCTGCCCGAAGCCGCCTCCGGCGAGGAGGCCATCGACCAGGCTTCCACCATCCGGCCGCTGGACGTGCTGGAACTGGAGGTCGGCTACGGCCTCGTCCCCATGGTGGACGCCTCCCAGGACGGGGAGCTCTTGGAGCGCATCCGTTCGATCCGCCGCCAGTACGCCCAGAAGATGGGGTTCGTCGTTCCCCCCATTCATATCCACGACAACCTGCAGCTCAGGCCGTACGAGTACAATCTGCTTATCCGCGGGGCCCGTGTCGGCGGCAGCGAGCTGACCGGCCAGTACCTGGCCATGGATTCGGGCGCGGTGACCGCAGCCTTGCCGGGGACCGCCACCAAGGAGCCGGTATTCGGGTTGCCGGCGGTCTGGATCCGCTCCGACGACCGGGACCAGGCCCAGATCAACGGCTATACCGTCGTGGACAGCACCACGGTGGTGGCGACGCATATCAGCGAGATCATCAAGCGCTATGCCCACGAACTGGTGGGGCGCCAGGAGCTTCAGCAACTGCTGGACAACGTTGCGGTGAGCGCCCCCAAGGTCGTGGAGGAACTGATCCCCAACCAGCTCAACCTGGGCACGGTCCTGCGGGTGGTCAAGGCCCTGCTCAGGGAAGGGGTGTCGATCCGGGACATGCGCACCATCCTGGAGACGCTGGCCGACTATGCCGGCCTTACCAAGGACCCGGACGTGCTGACCGAGTTCGTGCGCCAGGGACTCGGCCGCTTCATCGTCGATCAATACAAGCTGGACGACGACACCCTGTACCTCATCGCCCTGGACCGCGAGGTGGAGGACGCCATCGCCGAGGCCATCCAGCCGTCGGACCAGGGAAGTTTCCTGGCGATCGAGCCGAGCGTCGCCCAGCAGATCATCACCACCATCCGCACCATGGCGGACCGTTTCGGTTCGAGCGGCGCGCAGCCGGTGCTGTTGGCGTCGCCCACCATCCGCCGGCATGTCCGGAAGCTGATAGAGCGTTTCGTGCCGCACATGGCGGTGCTTTCCCACAATGAAATTCCGCAGAACATTAAAATCCAGTCGCTAGGGGTGGTAAGCGTCAATGCTGGTTAA
- the flhB gene encoding flagellar biosynthesis protein FlhB codes for MAEDSDKHSKTEQPTAKKLSEARKKGAPPKSQVLTSSLTLLAGIVSLYIFGSYMMDGLKKHMVAILSTMGTFDLTESNMYTLSLKLFALVITVIVTAILANIIQDNGQMDFRTERLEFDITRLNPMNGFGRLFNKDALMEMVKSLLKLLVVGYVTYRVMKDESQNIAFLAAADIETIITYVGHIAFQIITHACGVLIVLGVLDMMYVKWRYIDNLKMTKQEVKEETKEQDVSPEIKGKIKKMQFQMARRRMIKIVPTADVVITNPTHYAVALKYDRERMLAPVVIAKGADVMAQAIKKIAKEHKVILVENRFLARELYDQVDENAPIPESLYAAVAEVLAYVYRLKGKM; via the coding sequence CTGGCGGAAGATTCCGACAAGCACTCCAAAACAGAACAACCGACGGCAAAAAAACTCAGCGAAGCACGGAAAAAGGGGGCACCGCCCAAAAGCCAGGTGCTCACCTCGTCGCTTACCCTGCTGGCCGGGATCGTCAGTCTCTACATCTTCGGCAGCTACATGATGGACGGCCTGAAAAAGCACATGGTGGCGATCCTGAGCACCATGGGCACCTTCGACCTGACCGAGTCCAACATGTACACGCTGTCGCTCAAGCTCTTTGCCCTGGTGATCACCGTCATCGTCACGGCGATACTGGCGAATATCATCCAGGACAACGGGCAGATGGATTTCCGGACCGAGCGCCTCGAGTTCGACATCACGCGGCTCAACCCCATGAACGGCTTCGGCAGGCTCTTCAACAAGGACGCGCTGATGGAGATGGTGAAGTCGCTCCTCAAGCTCCTGGTGGTGGGCTACGTCACCTACCGGGTCATGAAGGACGAGAGCCAGAACATCGCGTTTCTGGCCGCGGCCGACATCGAGACGATCATCACCTATGTGGGGCACATCGCCTTCCAGATCATAACCCACGCCTGCGGGGTTCTGATCGTGCTCGGCGTCCTGGACATGATGTACGTCAAGTGGCGCTACATCGACAACCTCAAGATGACCAAGCAGGAGGTCAAGGAAGAGACGAAAGAGCAGGACGTCTCGCCGGAGATCAAGGGCAAGATCAAGAAGATGCAGTTCCAGATGGCGCGGCGCAGGATGATCAAGATCGTCCCGACCGCCGACGTCGTCATCACCAACCCGACCCACTACGCCGTGGCCCTCAAGTACGACCGGGAGCGGATGCTCGCCCCGGTGGTCATTGCCAAGGGGGCTGACGTGATGGCCCAGGCCATCAAGAAAATCGCCAAGGAGCACAAGGTCATCCTGGTGGAAAACCGGTTCCTGGCCCGGGAGTTGTACGACCAGGTGGACGAAAATGCCCCGATCCCCGAGTCGCTCTATGCCGCGGTTGCGGAGGTGCTGGCCTATGTGTACCGCCTGAAGGGCAAGATGTAG
- the fliR gene encoding flagellar biosynthetic protein FliR — MLPLLPFPSPREVIIFALVLSRVAGIFAALPLFGGRRLPMNIKALLVFMITLVCFPVLKITPPPMPTDAFTLGLLALSEVMVGLTLAFIAQIVFVAVEFSGQIVGIQMGLTISSIIDPTMGTQVQIMSVLQSLFATLLFLALDVHHVFIRAVVDSFSVIPIGGWHLTGELITFLIQRTSDIFVIGIRLAAPVMVALLLASVALGVMARAFPQMNIFIVSMPLNIGLGFLIMGGTLLIFFHVLEVSFGNLKGQIDTLFRLMAKGG; from the coding sequence ATGCTGCCGCTCCTCCCCTTCCCCTCCCCGCGCGAGGTGATCATCTTTGCCCTGGTGCTGAGCCGGGTGGCCGGCATCTTTGCCGCGCTGCCCCTCTTCGGCGGCCGCCGCCTGCCGATGAACATCAAGGCGCTTTTGGTGTTCATGATCACGCTGGTCTGCTTCCCGGTCCTGAAGATCACGCCGCCGCCGATGCCGACAGACGCATTCACGCTGGGGCTTCTGGCCCTGAGCGAGGTGATGGTCGGGCTGACGCTGGCGTTCATCGCCCAGATCGTCTTTGTGGCCGTGGAGTTCAGCGGGCAGATCGTCGGCATACAGATGGGGCTGACGATCTCCTCGATCATCGATCCCACCATGGGGACCCAGGTCCAGATCATGTCCGTCCTGCAGAGCCTGTTCGCCACGCTGCTCTTTCTGGCCCTGGACGTCCACCACGTCTTCATCCGGGCCGTCGTGGACAGTTTCAGCGTCATCCCCATCGGGGGATGGCACCTTACCGGCGAGCTGATCACCTTCCTGATCCAGCGGACCTCGGACATTTTCGTGATCGGCATCCGCCTGGCCGCGCCCGTCATGGTGGCCCTGCTGCTGGCCAGCGTGGCCCTGGGCGTCATGGCGCGGGCCTTTCCGCAGATGAATATCTTCATCGTCAGCATGCCCCTGAACATCGGGCTCGGCTTCCTCATCATGGGGGGAACGCTGCTGATCTTTTTCCATGTTTTGGAGGTGTCATTCGGCAACCTGAAGGGGCAGATCGATACCCTGTTCCGGCTGATGGCAAAGGGGGGATGA
- the fliQ gene encoding flagellar biosynthesis protein FliQ — translation MTPEFVVQLARRSFEATLLLAAPLLVFSLVVGLLISIFQAVTSINEATLTFAPKIIAVMVAMIIFFPWMMSYMSDFTREVYSFIATMRR, via the coding sequence ATGACACCCGAATTCGTCGTTCAACTCGCACGCCGCAGCTTTGAGGCGACGCTCCTGCTGGCCGCGCCGCTGCTCGTCTTCAGCCTGGTGGTGGGGTTGCTCATCAGTATCTTCCAGGCGGTGACCTCCATCAACGAGGCGACCCTGACCTTTGCCCCGAAGATCATCGCCGTGATGGTTGCCATGATCATTTTCTTCCCCTGGATGATGAGCTATATGAGCGATTTCACCCGCGAGGTGTACTCCTTCATCGCCACCATGCGGCGCTGA